A portion of the Pithys albifrons albifrons isolate INPA30051 chromosome 1, PitAlb_v1, whole genome shotgun sequence genome contains these proteins:
- the TMSB4X gene encoding thymosin beta-4, producing MSDKPDMAEIEKFDKSKLKKTETQEKNPLPSKETIEQEKQAGES from the exons ATGTCCGACAAACCAGACATGGCTGAGATCGAGAAATTTGACAAGTCCAAATTGAAGAAGACAGAGACGCAAGAGAAAAACCCACTGCCTTCAAAAGAAA CAATTGAACAGGAGAAGCAAGCGGGTGAATCGTAA